From the Pedobacter cryoconitis genome, one window contains:
- a CDS encoding heme ABC transporter ATP-binding protein: MIQVKNITYQIGKKELVKELSFDVKSGELLAILGANGAGKSTLMKLLCREISPNYGDIMLGGQYLKKYSLPELARRRAVLSQQNTISISFIVNELVMMGRYPHFEHQPGPEDYEIVKQVMEETGITHLSARDYNTLSGGEQQRVQLSRVLAQIYDCPDACLFLDEPTNGLDLLYQQQVMELARRLADRGYCVICILHDINFASRFADQILMLKDGRKVAMGTPLEVINCENIHETFNINVKLMSCEGYNCPLVIPATIQT, from the coding sequence ATGATCCAGGTAAAAAATATCACTTATCAGATTGGGAAGAAGGAATTAGTAAAAGAATTGAGTTTTGACGTGAAATCCGGGGAATTATTAGCCATTCTTGGTGCTAACGGAGCAGGTAAGAGTACACTGATGAAACTGTTATGCAGAGAGATATCACCAAATTACGGAGATATTATGCTGGGCGGGCAATACTTGAAGAAATATAGCTTACCTGAACTGGCCAGGCGACGTGCAGTACTTTCTCAGCAAAATACAATCTCCATTTCTTTTATTGTGAATGAACTGGTCATGATGGGCAGATATCCTCATTTTGAACATCAGCCTGGCCCGGAAGATTACGAAATTGTAAAACAGGTGATGGAAGAAACAGGTATCACGCATCTTTCAGCGAGAGACTATAATACCCTTTCGGGAGGAGAACAGCAAAGAGTTCAGCTTTCTCGTGTACTGGCACAAATCTATGATTGTCCGGATGCCTGTTTGTTTTTAGATGAACCAACAAATGGATTAGATCTTCTTTATCAACAGCAGGTTATGGAGCTTGCCCGCAGACTGGCAGACCGTGGTTATTGCGTGATCTGTATCTTACATGATATCAATTTTGCCTCTCGTTTTGCGGATCAGATACTAATGCTGAAGGACGGCAGGAAAGTGGCTATGGGAACCCCGCTGGAAGTAATTAATTGCGAAAATATACATGAAACCTTCAATATTAACGTTAAGTTAATGTCATGTGAAGGATATAATTGTCCGCTGGTTATTCCGGCAACTATACAAACATAA
- a CDS encoding hemin-degrading factor — MEKVIELKSQWEAFKAENPKVRIRDAAKKLTTTEAELLATSIGGAVTRLTNAFQEILKAVESLGKVMALTRNDYCVHERKGIYKNVTFSGPMGLVVNPDIDLRLFMMQWSSAFAVDENGRKSLQFFGKDGEAIHKIYLVETSDVRAYDALVSAFTAVDQHEALLINTDKKVVVEKPDSEIDVPAFKETWLGLQDTHDFHGMLRKFGVTRTQGLRLAPEGHAVVITKGSLKAVIEKASETDLEIMVFTGSAGCIQIHTGLVKNLLQTGPWFNVLDPDFNMHLREDAIDKVWLVKKPTSDGIVTSIEVFDQAGEIIVQFFGKRKPGIPENEHWRLMVNEVAVIS, encoded by the coding sequence ATGGAAAAAGTAATAGAATTAAAAAGTCAATGGGAAGCTTTTAAAGCAGAAAATCCTAAAGTACGTATAAGAGATGCCGCTAAAAAATTAACAACTACTGAAGCTGAATTATTAGCGACTTCAATCGGAGGAGCAGTTACCCGTTTAACCAATGCTTTTCAGGAAATTCTGAAAGCAGTAGAGTCATTAGGTAAAGTAATGGCTTTGACACGCAACGATTATTGCGTTCATGAACGTAAAGGGATTTATAAAAATGTAACATTTTCCGGCCCTATGGGACTTGTTGTAAACCCGGATATTGATTTAAGGTTATTTATGATGCAATGGTCTTCTGCTTTTGCAGTGGATGAGAATGGCAGAAAGAGTTTGCAGTTTTTTGGTAAAGACGGAGAGGCGATCCATAAGATTTACCTGGTAGAAACAAGTGATGTGCGAGCATATGATGCTTTAGTCTCCGCCTTCACCGCTGTTGATCAGCACGAAGCTCTTTTGATCAATACAGATAAAAAGGTAGTGGTAGAAAAACCAGACTCAGAAATTGATGTGCCAGCTTTTAAAGAAACATGGCTTGGCTTGCAGGATACACATGATTTTCATGGTATGTTAAGAAAATTTGGCGTAACCAGAACACAAGGATTACGTTTGGCTCCAGAAGGTCATGCAGTAGTAATCACTAAAGGATCTTTGAAAGCAGTGATAGAGAAAGCTTCAGAGACTGATCTGGAAATTATGGTATTTACAGGAAGTGCAGGCTGTATCCAGATTCATACAGGTCTGGTTAAAAATCTATTGCAGACCGGCCCGTGGTTTAATGTTTTAGATCCTGATTTTAATATGCACCTGCGTGAAGACGCAATTGATAAAGTATGGTTAGTTAAAAAGCCTACTTCAGATGGTATTGTCACTAGTATTGAGGTATTTGATCAAGCTGGTGAGATCATCGTTCAGTTTTTCGGTAAACGTAAACCAGGTATTCCTGAGAACGAACACTGGAGACTGATGGTAAATGAAGTAGCTGTCATTTCTTAG
- the rpiA gene encoding ribose-5-phosphate isomerase RpiA encodes MDKQSIDKKDLEKQSAARAAVKFIQQNDIVGLGTGSTAFFAIQEIALLVKNGLKIKGVPTSEHTASLALSLGIELLPMEEVKSIDITIDGADEFDTQLNLVKGGGGALFREKIVASLTKNEIIIADSGKLVAQLGKFKVPIEVVPLALNYVVQQLSKLNGKGEVRMKDNSPFITDNHNIIVDADFGLISDPAALAESLNRIEGILAHGLFVQLTSKIIMGKGTETIIYAGN; translated from the coding sequence TTGGACAAGCAATCAATTGATAAAAAAGACCTCGAAAAACAGAGCGCAGCCAGGGCAGCAGTTAAATTTATTCAGCAAAATGATATTGTTGGATTAGGGACTGGTTCTACCGCTTTTTTTGCGATTCAGGAAATAGCACTGTTAGTGAAGAATGGGCTGAAAATCAAAGGTGTACCTACTTCTGAACATACCGCTTCGCTCGCCTTATCGTTAGGGATTGAATTACTGCCAATGGAAGAGGTTAAATCAATTGATATTACTATAGATGGAGCTGATGAATTTGATACACAGTTAAATTTAGTCAAAGGGGGCGGGGGTGCATTATTCAGAGAGAAAATTGTGGCTTCCCTCACTAAAAATGAAATTATTATCGCGGATTCGGGTAAATTGGTCGCTCAGCTGGGAAAATTCAAAGTTCCCATTGAAGTGGTGCCGCTTGCGCTTAATTATGTGGTACAGCAGCTCAGTAAATTAAACGGAAAAGGAGAAGTGCGGATGAAAGATAACTCACCGTTTATCACAGATAATCATAATATCATTGTGGATGCGGACTTTGGGCTGATCAGCGATCCTGCTGCTTTAGCAGAAAGCCTGAACAGGATAGAAGGGATTCTGGCACATGGCTTATTTGTGCAGCTTACTTCAAAGATTATCATGGGAAAAGGAACCGAAACTATTATATATGCTGGAAATTAA
- a CDS encoding GNAT family N-acetyltransferase, translating into MLEINFDPFPVLESERLVLRKITPADVDEVFAIRSDAQTMKYIPRPLAKTKEDALEHINVVNKAIEDNVAINWGISFKDDPKLLGMICLIRMQPENYRTETGYILHPDYHRKGIISEAFATVIDYAFNVLKFHSLEAVIDPDNIASEQLLIKHNFVKEGHFKENGFFEGKFIDAVIYSRINR; encoded by the coding sequence ATGCTGGAAATTAACTTTGATCCCTTTCCAGTACTGGAATCGGAACGTTTAGTCCTCAGAAAAATTACACCTGCGGATGTTGATGAAGTATTTGCCATCAGATCTGATGCGCAGACTATGAAATATATTCCACGTCCACTGGCAAAGACCAAAGAAGATGCATTGGAACATATCAACGTAGTAAATAAAGCTATTGAAGATAATGTTGCCATCAACTGGGGAATTTCATTTAAAGATGATCCTAAACTGTTAGGGATGATTTGTCTGATCAGAATGCAGCCGGAAAATTACCGGACAGAAACCGGGTATATCCTTCATCCTGATTATCACCGGAAAGGGATTATCAGCGAAGCGTTTGCCACGGTAATTGACTATGCCTTTAATGTGCTTAAATTTCACTCGCTCGAAGCCGTGATTGATCCGGATAACATTGCTTCTGAGCAGTTATTGATCAAACATAATTTTGTGAAAGAAGGGCATTTCAAAGAAAATGGCTTTTTTGAAGGTAAATTTATTGATGCGGTTATTTACTCACGGATTAATCGATAA
- a CDS encoding LysR family transcriptional regulator produces MVNLEWYRTFKAIYETGTLTGAAEALFVSQPGVSLHLSSLESYVGYKLFDRTSRKMVPTERGKVMYNFVLEALLKLEEAEKHFHRSTEKEKPTLSLGMCFETFQLMLEPYLSSLAFNVIVKFGDYPQMLNDLDNGILDMVITPHMDNTMKNIAYKPFSKERIVLVGGSKNDLTDFELMHQDGNLKGMQEWLKHQTWYGTSGDMEHLMRFWHFNFNKRLDFKPNYIVPNMSSIVRCIKGMEGFAVVPDFLCRHEILDGSVKLVWEGNKVMENTLHFAMRKKTIYAAEIKTIQDIFEKEMVPLEYEI; encoded by the coding sequence ATGGTAAATCTCGAATGGTACCGCACATTTAAAGCTATTTATGAAACCGGCACTTTGACCGGAGCAGCAGAAGCACTTTTCGTATCTCAGCCGGGCGTAAGTTTACACCTGAGCTCTTTAGAGTCTTATGTGGGCTATAAACTTTTTGATAGAACATCCAGAAAGATGGTTCCTACGGAAAGGGGTAAAGTGATGTATAACTTCGTACTGGAAGCTTTATTGAAATTAGAAGAAGCTGAAAAACACTTCCACCGTAGTACTGAAAAGGAAAAACCGACCCTGAGTTTAGGGATGTGTTTTGAAACCTTTCAGCTGATGCTTGAACCTTATTTATCAAGTTTAGCTTTTAATGTGATTGTTAAATTCGGGGATTATCCGCAAATGCTGAACGATCTTGATAATGGGATCCTCGACATGGTCATTACCCCGCATATGGATAATACCATGAAAAATATTGCCTATAAACCATTCTCGAAAGAACGGATTGTGCTGGTAGGAGGATCGAAAAATGACCTGACAGATTTTGAGCTGATGCATCAGGATGGAAACCTGAAAGGCATGCAGGAATGGCTGAAACATCAAACCTGGTATGGCACTTCTGGTGATATGGAACATCTGATGAGGTTCTGGCATTTCAATTTTAATAAAAGACTGGACTTTAAGCCTAATTATATCGTTCCTAATATGAGTTCTATTGTGCGCTGTATTAAAGGAATGGAAGGATTTGCAGTGGTACCGGACTTTTTGTGCCGTCATGAAATACTGGATGGAAGCGTTAAATTAGTATGGGAAGGCAATAAAGTCATGGAAAATACGCTTCATTTCGCTATGCGGAAAAAAACAATCTATGCTGCGGAAATTAAAACGATCCAGGATATTTTTGAAAAAGAGATGGTTCCGCTGGAATATGAAATATGA
- the thrS gene encoding threonine--tRNA ligase yields MINITLPDGSVRPYEKGTSAHQIALSISEGLARNVLAAEVNGEVWDSSRPIENDSAVKLLTWNDTAGKATFWHSSAHIMAEALEALYPGTKFGIGPAIETGFYYDVDFGDQEFSSDHFKAIETKFMELAKQKEVFVRENVSKVDAVAYFTEKGDEYKLDLIQGLEDGKITFYKQGEFTDLCRGPHLPNTGFIKAVKLTNVAGAYWRGDETKKQLTRIYGVTFPKASELTEYLLMIEEAKKRDHRKLGKELELFAFSEKVGMGLPLWLPKGAALRERLVNFLTKAQGKAGYEQVITPHIGHKNLYVTSGHWDKYGADSFQGIKTPQEGEEFMLKPMNCPHHCEIYKVKPRSYKDLPLRLAEFGTVYRYEQSGELHGLTRVRGFTQDDAHLFCRPDQVKDEFMKVIDLVLYVFKSLGFENYTAQISLRDPENKSKYIGTDENWKLAEDAIIEASAEKGLNTVIEYGEAAFYGPKLDFMVKDALGRKWQLGTIQVDYNLPERFELEYTGSDNQKHRPVMIHRAPFGSLERFIAVLIEHCAGNFPLWLSPEQFIILPISEKYEEYAKKVSDELNNSDIRGLIDFRDEKIGRKIRDAEVKKTPYMLIIGEKEMAEGKLSVRKHGEGDLGEMTIQAFSELLIKEITV; encoded by the coding sequence ATGATTAACATTACACTTCCGGATGGCTCAGTACGTCCATATGAAAAGGGAACAAGTGCCCACCAGATTGCATTATCAATATCTGAAGGTCTTGCCCGTAACGTTTTAGCGGCCGAAGTTAACGGCGAAGTCTGGGATTCTTCCAGACCTATTGAAAATGATTCAGCAGTTAAATTATTAACCTGGAATGATACCGCTGGTAAAGCTACCTTCTGGCACTCTTCTGCCCACATTATGGCCGAAGCATTAGAAGCGTTATATCCGGGTACTAAATTCGGTATCGGCCCTGCTATTGAAACAGGCTTCTATTATGATGTTGATTTTGGAGATCAGGAATTTTCTTCAGATCATTTTAAAGCGATAGAAACCAAATTCATGGAACTGGCCAAACAAAAAGAAGTTTTTGTAAGGGAAAATGTTTCCAAAGTAGATGCAGTTGCTTATTTCACTGAAAAAGGCGATGAGTATAAATTAGACCTTATACAGGGACTGGAAGATGGTAAAATCACTTTTTATAAACAAGGTGAATTTACTGACTTATGCCGTGGCCCGCATCTTCCGAATACAGGATTTATCAAAGCAGTAAAGTTAACAAACGTTGCTGGTGCGTACTGGAGAGGTGATGAGACTAAAAAACAGCTAACCCGTATTTATGGTGTTACTTTCCCTAAAGCGAGTGAATTAACAGAATACCTGTTGATGATCGAGGAAGCTAAAAAACGCGACCACAGGAAATTAGGAAAAGAGCTTGAATTATTTGCTTTCTCTGAGAAAGTAGGGATGGGCTTACCATTATGGTTACCTAAAGGAGCTGCCTTGCGCGAACGTTTAGTGAATTTCTTAACTAAAGCACAGGGAAAAGCAGGATACGAACAAGTAATTACTCCGCATATCGGACACAAAAACCTATATGTAACTTCAGGTCACTGGGATAAATATGGAGCTGATTCTTTTCAGGGGATAAAAACACCTCAGGAAGGGGAGGAGTTCATGTTAAAACCAATGAACTGCCCGCATCACTGTGAAATATATAAAGTTAAACCACGGTCTTATAAGGATCTTCCATTACGTTTAGCAGAATTCGGTACAGTTTACCGTTACGAGCAAAGCGGTGAGTTACACGGCTTAACAAGGGTTCGTGGGTTTACTCAGGATGATGCACACTTATTCTGTCGTCCAGACCAGGTGAAAGACGAATTCATGAAGGTGATTGACCTGGTATTGTATGTATTTAAATCTTTAGGATTTGAAAATTACACTGCACAGATTTCCTTAAGGGATCCTGAAAATAAGTCGAAGTATATCGGTACTGATGAAAACTGGAAACTTGCTGAAGATGCAATTATCGAAGCTTCGGCAGAGAAAGGTCTGAATACAGTAATTGAATATGGTGAAGCTGCATTTTACGGACCGAAACTGGATTTCATGGTGAAAGATGCGCTAGGTAGAAAATGGCAGCTCGGAACTATCCAGGTAGATTATAATTTACCGGAAAGATTTGAACTGGAATATACTGGCAGCGACAACCAGAAACACAGACCGGTAATGATCCATCGTGCTCCATTCGGTTCCCTGGAACGTTTTATAGCAGTTTTGATTGAACATTGTGCAGGAAATTTCCCGTTATGGCTTTCTCCTGAGCAATTTATAATCCTTCCTATTTCAGAAAAGTATGAAGAATATGCCAAAAAAGTTTCAGATGAACTAAATAATTCCGATATTCGCGGTTTGATTGACTTTCGCGATGAGAAAATCGGAAGGAAAATCAGGGACGCTGAGGTGAAAAAAACTCCTTATATGCTGATTATCGGGGAAAAGGAAATGGCAGAAGGAAAATTATCAGTAAGGAAGCACGGAGAAGGGGATTTAGGAGAGATGACTATCCAGGCGTTCAGCGAATTATTAATTAAAGAAATAACAGTTTAA
- the infC gene encoding translation initiation factor IF-3 codes for MALGRPGFNRGPRPPFKKKEAEHNINQFIRAQEVRLAGDNVEPGIYPLAKALALADELELDLVEISPNAVPPVCRIIDYSKFVYEQKKKQKEIKANAKQTIIKEIRFGPNTNDHDFQFKLKHAVSFLENGEKVRAYVHFKGRAIVYKEQGEILLLKFAQALEDIGKVELLPKLEGKRMFLTLAPKVAKK; via the coding sequence TTGGCATTAGGCAGACCAGGATTTAATAGGGGACCACGTCCTCCTTTTAAGAAAAAAGAAGCAGAACATAATATTAATCAGTTTATCAGAGCCCAGGAGGTTAGATTAGCTGGCGATAATGTTGAACCGGGGATTTATCCTTTGGCAAAAGCTTTAGCCCTTGCCGATGAACTGGAGTTGGACCTGGTAGAAATATCACCAAACGCAGTTCCACCGGTTTGTAGAATAATCGATTACAGCAAGTTTGTTTACGAACAAAAGAAAAAGCAGAAAGAGATTAAGGCGAATGCTAAACAAACCATCATTAAGGAGATCCGTTTCGGACCTAACACTAATGATCATGATTTTCAGTTCAAACTGAAACATGCAGTTAGTTTCCTTGAGAATGGAGAGAAAGTTAGAGCATATGTGCATTTCAAAGGTAGAGCGATCGTTTACAAAGAGCAGGGAGAGATCTTATTGCTTAAGTTCGCACAAGCTTTGGAAGATATAGGAAAGGTTGAACTTTTACCTAAGTTAGAAGGTAAACGTATGTTCCTTACCCTTGCTCCAAAAGTTGCAAAAAAATAA
- the rpmI gene encoding 50S ribosomal protein L35, whose amino-acid sequence MPKMKTNSSAKKRFSLTGTGKIARKNAYKSHILTKMSTKRKRNLGHTSMVSAADMGNVKRMLAIGK is encoded by the coding sequence ATGCCAAAAATGAAAACCAATTCCAGTGCTAAAAAGCGTTTTTCGCTTACTGGAACCGGTAAAATCGCAAGAAAAAACGCATACAAAAGTCACATTTTAACAAAAATGTCTACTAAACGTAAGCGTAATTTGGGTCACACCTCAATGGTGTCAGCTGCTGATATGGGCAACGTTAAGCGTATGCTTGCTATCGGTAAATAA
- the rplT gene encoding 50S ribosomal protein L20: MPRSVNAVASRRRRKKVLNMAKGYWGSRSKVFTVAKNTVEKGLQYAYRDRKVKKREFRGLWIQRINAGARQYGISYSQFIGKLAAKNIGLNRKVLADLAMNHPEAFKAVIDTVK; encoded by the coding sequence ATGCCACGTTCGGTAAACGCAGTAGCTTCGAGAAGAAGACGGAAAAAAGTCCTTAATATGGCCAAAGGCTATTGGGGATCAAGAAGTAAAGTATTCACTGTAGCAAAAAATACGGTTGAGAAAGGTTTGCAATATGCATACCGTGACCGTAAAGTTAAGAAAAGAGAATTCCGCGGTTTGTGGATTCAACGTATTAACGCTGGTGCGCGTCAATATGGAATTTCTTACTCTCAATTCATTGGTAAATTAGCGGCTAAAAACATTGGTTTAAACCGTAAGGTTTTAGCTGATTTAGCTATGAATCATCCAGAAGCTTTCAAAGCAGTAATTGATACAGTTAAATAG
- a CDS encoding XRE family transcriptional regulator, with product MSNISVNLKYLRKKKGHTQQQFADLMGIKRSLVGAYEEDRAEPKYDLLKKIAEHYELTMDEFINEIINDNWKPKLKSQGSNLRILSISVDQSDNENIEMVPVKASAGYLNGFSDPEYIKDLPKFQLPLPSLKQGTFRAFEIVGDSMLPIQPGSIIIGEYMDNWNDVKTGETYVIVSKNEGVVYKRAGNRFKENKELKLVSDNKLYDPYNVPAEDILEIWKAKAYISSTLPDATPEPTMETLTNMMSQMQKSISQMNKN from the coding sequence ATGTCGAATATTTCCGTAAATCTCAAATACTTAAGAAAGAAAAAAGGCCACACACAACAGCAATTTGCTGATTTGATGGGAATTAAAAGGTCGTTGGTTGGAGCTTACGAAGAAGACCGTGCAGAACCAAAATATGATTTGCTAAAAAAAATAGCAGAACATTATGAATTAACAATGGATGAGTTTATCAACGAAATTATCAACGATAACTGGAAGCCTAAATTAAAAAGTCAGGGTTCAAACTTAAGGATACTGAGTATTTCTGTAGATCAGAGCGATAATGAAAACATCGAAATGGTTCCTGTAAAAGCCAGTGCAGGTTACCTGAACGGCTTCTCAGACCCTGAATATATCAAAGACCTTCCTAAATTCCAGTTGCCCCTGCCGTCTTTAAAACAAGGTACTTTCAGAGCATTTGAAATTGTTGGAGATTCTATGCTGCCAATTCAGCCGGGCAGTATTATCATTGGCGAATACATGGATAACTGGAATGATGTAAAAACCGGGGAAACTTATGTAATTGTCAGCAAAAATGAAGGCGTAGTTTATAAACGTGCAGGAAATCGTTTCAAAGAAAACAAGGAATTGAAACTGGTTTCTGATAACAAGCTGTACGACCCTTATAATGTTCCTGCTGAAGATATCCTGGAGATCTGGAAAGCAAAGGCTTACATCAGCTCTACACTGCCTGATGCGACCCCTGAACCAACGATGGAGACCCTGACCAATATGATGTCCCAGATGCAGAAATCAATCTCGCAAATGAATAAAAACTAA
- a CDS encoding GIY-YIG nuclease family protein encodes MRKFVYIVTDRNRTSLHVGMSADLIKTLDFYKKMPSLFFDSGQQLTRLVYFEELKTESQALNRFKVISRFTRMQKERLVRACNPDWIDLTIGLDFEHITMSRPLSTQVKIPLTIMS; translated from the coding sequence ATGAGAAAATTTGTCTACATCGTGACCGATAGAAACCGTACCAGTTTACATGTTGGAATGAGCGCTGATTTAATTAAGACGCTTGATTTTTATAAAAAAATGCCAAGTCTGTTCTTTGACAGCGGCCAGCAGCTTACGCGCCTGGTTTACTTTGAAGAACTTAAAACTGAATCACAGGCACTGAACCGTTTCAAGGTGATCAGCAGGTTTACCAGGATGCAGAAGGAACGTCTGGTACGTGCCTGCAACCCGGACTGGATTGATCTGACCATAGGTCTTGACTTTGAACATATCACCATGAGCAGACCATTATCCACGCAGGTGAAAATACCATTGACTATTATGTCTTAA
- a CDS encoding ORF6N domain-containing protein, which yields MQHKDRKEDVVTDEMIMNHIYVLRGQKVMIDLHLAKLYQLGNSRVRTVVSRNTTRFPADFMFKVSEEDELSLIRQDSEIKRNPRLRASPIAFTEQGLAMLAGLLNGERAIAVNIRIIRIFTLIRQIVPDFPELYREMEQFKNSLLRSDT from the coding sequence ATGCAGCATAAAGATAGAAAAGAGGATGTGGTCACTGATGAAATGATCATGAACCATATCTACGTACTCAGAGGGCAGAAGGTGATGATTGATCTTCATTTAGCGAAACTTTATCAATTAGGAAACAGCAGGGTCAGAACAGTAGTTAGCCGGAATACCACTCGTTTTCCAGCAGATTTTATGTTTAAGGTGAGTGAGGAAGATGAACTTTCCTTAATCAGACAGGATAGTGAGATTAAACGAAACCCAAGATTAAGAGCTTCTCCGATTGCTTTTACGGAGCAGGGGCTGGCGATGCTGGCTGGCTTGCTGAACGGTGAGCGGGCAATAGCAGTAAACATCAGGATCATTCGGATTTTTACGCTGATCAGGCAAATTGTCCCTGACTTTCCTGAATTATACAGAGAGATGGAGCAGTTCAAAAATAGTCTGCTGAGGTCTGATACTTAA